In one window of Haloimpatiens sp. FM7315 DNA:
- a CDS encoding sensor histidine kinase, with translation MMFQNLTFKLLEFMIVPSILMSILCCISIFILYNEQLKSRDIRRYFLISLAVGMVLYTGSYMIILPILTIITVIQLKEINKDRIKILITIYGVYFLNQIYTFTYVFLEDGLKSMNYKYTIVQFVLMGSILIILCFIMKKILNNKKYNKESSPSKVRYRLILLINIVLTLFIVFIYEFTVEFIINKQKMDFIMGNVTPSILPLISIILSSSIVYYYDKSVEYRVKLKRETEEKNEIEEYAHIIENMYSQTKRFKHDYINMLSPLKEYIDNADVKGLSKFFYENVIDMDKNINWSSSNIDKLKYIKVSGVKAIFSTKLIKAASMNIDISVEIVEDIECISMNIMDLCRIIGILMDNAIEGAQECEYPKLCLVVVNKNDYVRIVIRNNFFGDKPLIHKIFKEGFSTKGTERGLGLYTVKNIIDNNYNNVFLDTSIEDNVFVQELWIKHINK, from the coding sequence ATGATGTTTCAAAATTTAACCTTTAAATTACTAGAATTTATGATTGTACCATCCATATTAATGAGTATATTATGCTGCATTTCAATATTTATTTTATACAATGAACAATTAAAATCAAGAGATATTAGAAGATATTTTCTTATATCATTAGCTGTAGGAATGGTGCTTTATACTGGTTCATACATGATAATACTTCCTATACTTACTATTATAACCGTTATTCAGCTAAAAGAAATTAATAAAGATAGAATCAAAATTTTGATAACAATTTATGGCGTATATTTTTTAAATCAGATTTATACTTTTACATATGTTTTCTTAGAAGATGGACTAAAGAGTATGAATTATAAATATACAATTGTTCAGTTTGTATTAATGGGTTCTATTCTAATTATTTTATGCTTCATAATGAAGAAAATCCTAAATAATAAAAAGTATAATAAAGAAAGTTCTCCCTCAAAAGTGCGATACAGGCTTATTTTATTAATCAATATAGTGTTAACTTTGTTTATTGTATTTATTTATGAATTTACAGTGGAATTTATAATAAATAAACAAAAAATGGATTTCATAATGGGTAATGTTACTCCAAGTATTTTACCCCTTATATCAATTATATTATCAAGCAGTATAGTTTATTATTATGATAAAAGTGTTGAATACAGAGTCAAATTAAAAAGGGAAACTGAAGAAAAAAATGAAATAGAAGAATATGCTCATATTATAGAAAATATGTACAGTCAGACAAAGAGATTTAAACATGATTATATTAATATGCTGTCTCCGCTTAAAGAATATATAGATAATGCTGATGTTAAGGGACTTAGTAAGTTCTTTTATGAGAATGTTATTGATATGGACAAAAATATAAATTGGAGCAGCAGTAATATTGATAAGCTTAAATATATAAAAGTTTCAGGAGTAAAAGCAATATTTTCAACTAAACTTATAAAAGCAGCTTCAATGAATATAGACATAAGTGTAGAAATAGTAGAAGATATTGAATGTATTTCAATGAATATAATGGACCTGTGCAGAATAATAGGAATATTAATGGATAATGCCATTGAAGGCGCACAGGAATGTGAATATCCTAAATTATGTCTTGTTGTTGTAAATAAAAATGATTATGTAAGGATAGTGATAAGAAATAATTTCTTTGGAGATAAACCACTAATACATAAGATATTTAAAGAAGGTTTTTCTACAAAGGGAACAGAAAGAGGATTGGGTCTGTATACTGTAAAAAATATTATAGATAAT
- a CDS encoding LytR/AlgR family response regulator transcription factor, translated as MLEVFICDDNAVFRGKLKQLLENTILREKLDLKITISTKDPEEILDYVKANNVTGIYFLDVDLKNEMNGIKLGEKIREIDSRGYIIFTTTHLEMSYLAFKYKVEAMDYVIKDDDDFKTRVNSCIIKAFNTYYKEGHNKDYISINTDTRIINLRFNDILFIETTGTAHKIRIHEENRQVELYGNLKDIQKKLTPNFYRCHKCYIVNKDKIEEIDKKKNKIIMTNGEECYVSFRYKRGLLL; from the coding sequence ATGTTAGAAGTATTTATTTGTGATGATAATGCTGTTTTTAGAGGTAAATTAAAGCAGCTTCTTGAGAATACTATTTTAAGGGAAAAACTAGATTTAAAAATAACAATTTCAACAAAAGATCCTGAAGAAATACTAGATTATGTAAAAGCAAACAATGTAACGGGAATTTATTTTCTAGATGTAGATTTAAAAAATGAAATGAATGGAATAAAACTTGGGGAAAAGATTAGAGAAATAGATTCACGTGGATACATAATATTTACTACTACTCATTTAGAAATGAGTTATTTAGCCTTTAAATATAAGGTAGAAGCTATGGATTATGTAATTAAGGATGATGATGATTTTAAAACTAGAGTAAACAGCTGTATTATAAAGGCCTTTAATACTTATTACAAAGAAGGACATAATAAGGACTATATTTCTATAAATACAGATACTAGGATAATAAACCTTAGATTTAATGATATCTTATTTATAGAAACCACAGGGACAGCACATAAAATAAGGATACATGAAGAAAATAGACAAGTTGAATTATATGGCAATTTAAAAGATATTCAGAAAAAACTTACTCCTAATTTCTATAGATGTCATAAGTGTTATATTGTAAATAAAGATAAAATTGAAGAAATAGATAAAAAGAAAAATAAAATCATTATGACAAATGGAGAGGAATGTTACGTTTCTTTTAGATATAAAAGAGGACTTTTATTATGA
- a CDS encoding helix-turn-helix transcriptional regulator, which produces MKNKVKELRTKKKMTQMQLADLVFVSSRTIISLEKGQYNPSIMLAYKIARAFNTTIEDLYCLQENLEKENLENENI; this is translated from the coding sequence TTGAAAAATAAAGTAAAAGAATTAAGAACAAAGAAAAAAATGACCCAGATGCAGCTTGCTGATTTAGTGTTTGTTTCTTCGAGAACTATTATTTCACTTGAAAAGGGGCAGTATAATCCCTCAATTATGCTTGCCTACAAGATAGCCAGAGCATTTAATACAACAATAGAAGACTTATATTGTCTGCAGGAGAATTTAGAAAAGGAGAATTTGGAAAATGAAAATATATAA
- a CDS encoding GNAT family N-acetyltransferase, with translation MINMFILRTNRLVVRSTKKEDADFCMDIWLDKEMGKYLSDPPREKAGDTYLKWKEKVEIFQGCYYFVAVSKETGDYIGTCSAVPSEDKIHWDLGYAIHKKYWRQGYATEMIKALIDFCHENGAKKITAPVAKENVPSNKVMKKLNFYVEKEDTFKKTGTDIVYDEYVYRLDLQ, from the coding sequence ATGATAAATATGTTTATTTTAAGAACAAATCGTTTAGTTGTAAGGAGCACTAAAAAAGAAGATGCTGATTTTTGCATGGACATATGGCTTGATAAAGAAATGGGCAAATATCTATCAGATCCACCAAGAGAAAAAGCAGGGGACACTTATTTAAAATGGAAAGAAAAGGTTGAAATATTTCAAGGTTGTTATTACTTTGTTGCAGTTTCAAAAGAAACTGGAGATTACATTGGAACATGTAGTGCAGTTCCAAGTGAAGACAAAATTCATTGGGATTTAGGATATGCGATTCATAAAAAATATTGGCGTCAAGGCTATGCTACAGAAATGATTAAGGCGCTAATTGATTTTTGCCATGAAAATGGAGCCAAAAAAATAACTGCTCCTGTAGCAAAAGAGAATGTTCCATCTAATAAAGTCATGAAAAAACTAAATTTTTATGTTGAAAAAGAAGATACTTTTAAAAAAACAGGCACAGATATTGTGTATGATGAGTATGTATATAGGTTGGATTTACAATAA
- a CDS encoding GNAT family N-acetyltransferase, which produces MLKLALEKCKEMNITEVLVTCNKDNIGSYKTIIANGGVLENQAFDSEDNSITNRYWIKL; this is translated from the coding sequence ATGTTAAAATTAGCTTTAGAAAAATGCAAGGAAATGAATATAACAGAAGTTCTTGTTACCTGTAATAAAGACAATATAGGATCATATAAAACAATTATTGCAAATGGTGGAGTACTAGAAAATCAAGCATTTGATTCTGAAGACAATAGTATAACTAATAGGTATTGGATTAAATTGTAA
- a CDS encoding GNAT family N-acetyltransferase, whose protein sequence is MSRIKLVLPEVKYKEVILDYKEEFIKNKDSMDGTAGLSQCESFEQWYEAFCDNLKEETVREGLVPATTYLALDENERLVGMIDIRHRLNDYLLKTGGHIGYSVRKSERKKVMQPKC, encoded by the coding sequence ATGAGTAGAATTAAATTGGTATTACCAGAGGTAAAGTATAAAGAAGTCATATTAGATTATAAAGAAGAATTTATAAAGAATAAAGATAGCATGGATGGTACAGCGGGACTTTCTCAATGTGAAAGTTTTGAGCAGTGGTATGAAGCCTTTTGTGATAATTTAAAGGAGGAAACGGTCAGAGAAGGCTTAGTTCCAGCTACAACTTATCTTGCATTAGATGAAAATGAAAGATTAGTTGGAATGATTGATATTAGACATAGGTTAAATGACTATTTATTAAAAACTGGAGGGCACATTGGTTATAGTGTTAGAAAGTCAGAGAGAAAAAAGGTTATGCAACCCAAATGTTAA
- the rsgA gene encoding ribosome small subunit-dependent GTPase A, with protein sequence MKLIKINLKEYGLKASTLKEFESLYKNFYLGRVVCQLKSYYKVITEKGIMNAKIPGKIMYNTTYIDDFPTVGDFVVLDRDDDLKGDGVIKAVLKRYSKFSRKISGNKEDEQIIAANIDILFITMSLNDNFNLRRLERYVASALESGAKPVVLLTKADLCDNVSEKSLEVSKVTMGIDTLVISSFNNKGISEVLKRIPKGCTVAFVGSSGVGKSTLINKLLGYEKMKISKIREADGRGRHTTTYRELIKIPELGVVIDTPGMREFHLMDVVYGVENAFSDIETLALNCKFRNCSHSSELGCAVKKAIEEGVISEARYKNYIKLLKEAEFMHKKEKSRKLKSERGKKPLIVKITDRIINLVYSNV encoded by the coding sequence ATGAAATTGATTAAAATTAATTTAAAAGAATATGGACTTAAGGCCAGCACTTTAAAGGAGTTTGAAAGTCTTTATAAGAATTTTTATTTAGGAAGGGTAGTTTGCCAATTAAAAAGCTACTATAAGGTTATAACTGAAAAGGGAATAATGAATGCTAAAATTCCAGGTAAAATAATGTATAATACAACGTATATTGATGACTTTCCAACGGTGGGAGATTTTGTGGTTTTAGATAGAGATGATGACTTAAAAGGCGATGGGGTAATAAAGGCTGTTTTAAAAAGATATAGTAAATTTTCAAGGAAAATTAGTGGAAACAAAGAGGATGAGCAGATTATAGCAGCTAACATTGATATTCTATTTATTACTATGTCTCTTAATGATAATTTTAATTTAAGAAGACTTGAAAGATATGTAGCAAGTGCTTTAGAAAGTGGTGCAAAACCAGTAGTTTTACTCACTAAAGCAGATTTATGTGATAATGTTAGTGAAAAAAGCTTAGAAGTTTCAAAGGTTACAATGGGAATAGATACACTTGTTATAAGTAGTTTTAATAATAAAGGTATATCAGAGGTTTTAAAAAGAATACCTAAGGGGTGCACTGTAGCTTTTGTAGGTTCTTCAGGTGTTGGTAAGTCCACTCTTATAAATAAATTACTGGGATATGAAAAAATGAAGATTTCAAAAATTAGGGAAGCTGATGGTAGAGGAAGGCACACTACAACTTATAGGGAGCTAATTAAAATACCTGAATTAGGAGTTGTTATTGACACTCCTGGCATGAGAGAATTTCACCTTATGGATGTAGTTTATGGTGTAGAAAATGCTTTTTCTGATATAGAAACCTTAGCGTTAAATTGTAAATTTAGAAATTGCAGTCACAGTAGTGAACTCGGTTGTGCAGTAAAAAAAGCTATTGAAGAGGGAGTAATATCTGAGGCTAGATATAAAAATTATATTAAACTTTTAAAAGAAGCTGAGTTTATGCATAAAAAAGAAAAATCAAGAAAACTTAAAAGTGAGAGAGGAAAAAAGCCTTTGATTGTTAAAATTACTGATAGAATTATTAATTTAGTCTATAGTAATGTATAG
- a CDS encoding M1 family metallopeptidase, giving the protein MKLKKVKFFILAFLLVFLLPKQNVVLAEEKSKTTSYDMNITFNEEKKSLNVNESVEFTNTYNHELDNLVFHLYPDSYKSIDKMPLFSNGLRDKALEKEEIGDIDIKKVLVNNKEVKFSQEKQILKFSLETPLKENDTIEISITFTLKIPKGYGRLGYNNEVYYLSNWYPILSMYNASSNSWDENEFHPVGESNYSNASNYNVTLNTNKNMVIASTGVISSEETKGNVKSTKIKAENVRDFTFMMSEKFKVLSKKVNDIKVNSFYISDQDEKLSTKIEAQRMLDFGADSIDFFSKTFGKYPYPEFDIVETYLSGGAMEYPQIIQMGKYPNYTNNNDSKHFYLDWNKEAVVHETAHQWWYASVGNNEFKEPFLDESLTVYSTALYFEKKKENTLKMQ; this is encoded by the coding sequence ATGAAACTAAAAAAAGTTAAATTCTTTATACTAGCTTTTTTACTGGTTTTTTTATTGCCAAAACAAAACGTTGTTTTGGCTGAAGAAAAAAGTAAAACAACATCCTATGACATGAATATTACTTTCAATGAAGAAAAGAAAAGTTTAAATGTAAATGAATCAGTTGAATTTACAAATACCTATAATCATGAGCTTGACAATCTAGTATTTCATTTATACCCAGATTCATACAAAAGTATAGATAAAATGCCTTTGTTTTCAAATGGTTTGAGAGATAAAGCATTAGAAAAAGAAGAAATTGGTGATATAGATATAAAAAAAGTATTAGTTAACAATAAAGAAGTAAAATTTTCACAAGAAAAACAAATTCTAAAATTCTCTTTAGAAACTCCTCTTAAAGAAAATGACACTATAGAAATTTCTATAACTTTCACCTTAAAAATTCCTAAAGGCTATGGAAGACTTGGTTATAATAATGAAGTCTATTATTTATCTAATTGGTATCCAATATTATCCATGTACAACGCTAGTTCCAACTCTTGGGATGAAAATGAGTTTCACCCAGTTGGCGAATCCAATTATAGTAATGCATCAAATTACAACGTAACTTTAAACACTAATAAAAATATGGTTATAGCCTCAACTGGAGTAATTTCCTCAGAAGAAACTAAAGGCAATGTAAAATCCACTAAAATTAAAGCTGAAAATGTAAGAGATTTTACCTTTATGATGAGTGAAAAATTTAAAGTACTATCTAAAAAAGTAAATGATATAAAAGTAAATAGTTTTTACATCTCTGACCAGGATGAAAAATTAAGTACTAAAATAGAAGCTCAAAGAATGCTTGATTTTGGTGCAGATTCTATAGATTTTTTCAGTAAAACCTTCGGTAAATACCCTTACCCGGAATTTGATATAGTAGAAACTTATCTTTCTGGTGGTGCTATGGAATATCCTCAAATAATCCAAATGGGTAAGTATCCTAACTATACTAATAATAATGATTCAAAACATTTTTATTTAGACTGGAATAAAGAAGCTGTAGTCCATGAAACTGCTCATCAATGGTGGTATGCTTCTGTTGGAAACAACGAATTTAAAGAACCATTTCTTGATGAATCCCTTACAGTGTATTCAACTGCATTGTATTTCGAAAAAAAGAAGGAAAATACTCTGAAAATGCAATAG
- a CDS encoding class I SAM-dependent methyltransferase — translation MNEVKEIVNVWDIVAEDFGKSEPRYWNDFGYKLVEYSNITKGNKVLDIAVGRGASLFPSVNKVKSSGYVVGIDSSKVMIEETHKDILSKNIVNAEVKVMDADELDFPEDYFDNVVCGFGIGYLLLGKHKLKNVIKVLKTGGQVAFSIWGVQEDQKWLGDTINRYLKVDNVKDKHKNQDIPKFDDVKSVEKILKEAGFKNIKVHEEVEKVIYKDKNMWWKEMHTNAVRKIFDKIESLGFESYVQFKVDIFNDLDKFKKDNCLHFNMPVIYAFGEK, via the coding sequence ATGAATGAAGTAAAAGAAATTGTAAACGTATGGGATATTGTAGCTGAGGATTTTGGCAAAAGTGAGCCTAGATACTGGAATGATTTTGGCTATAAATTGGTTGAATATTCAAATATAACAAAAGGCAACAAGGTTTTGGATATTGCAGTTGGAAGGGGAGCCTCCTTATTTCCTTCTGTAAATAAAGTTAAAAGCAGTGGATATGTAGTTGGAATAGACAGTTCTAAGGTCATGATAGAGGAGACCCATAAAGATATTTTATCTAAAAATATTGTTAATGCAGAAGTAAAAGTAATGGACGCTGATGAACTAGATTTTCCAGAAGATTATTTTGATAATGTTGTTTGCGGTTTTGGAATTGGTTATTTACTTTTAGGAAAACATAAACTAAAAAATGTTATTAAAGTCTTGAAAACAGGAGGACAAGTAGCTTTTAGTATATGGGGAGTGCAGGAAGATCAAAAGTGGTTAGGAGATACAATTAATAGATATTTAAAAGTAGATAATGTGAAGGATAAGCATAAAAATCAGGATATACCTAAATTCGATGATGTAAAAAGCGTTGAAAAAATCCTAAAAGAGGCGGGATTTAAAAATATTAAGGTTCATGAAGAGGTGGAAAAGGTTATTTATAAAGATAAAAATATGTGGTGGAAGGAAATGCATACTAACGCTGTAAGAAAAATATTTGATAAAATAGAAAGCTTAGGATTTGAATCTTATGTTCAGTTTAAAGTGGATATTTTTAATGACCTTGATAAATTCAAAAAAGATAATTGCCTTCATTTTAATATGCCAGTAATATATGCTTTTGGTGAAAAATAG
- a CDS encoding 2'-5' RNA ligase family protein — protein MRGENMESINVNNSNIKRCIMIFPEFENVDLINNIRKKYDPLFEKVQGHITLVFPFVSDIREEKLKDYLKNTLKEINSFKLVLQGVTKVEEEIGNFLFLNLKVGAKDVIKLHEKLYSEILKEYRPEWLNRVQYVPHMTIGSFSNKEDLEKAYKDVVKLRNEFKIIVDKVSVEIIDKDENSIIEMEIKLKNT, from the coding sequence ATGAGAGGCGAAAATATGGAAAGCATTAATGTTAATAATTCAAATATAAAAAGATGCATAATGATATTTCCTGAATTTGAAAATGTAGATTTAATAAATAATATTAGAAAAAAATACGATCCTTTGTTTGAAAAAGTTCAAGGACATATTACCCTTGTATTTCCCTTTGTAAGTGATATTAGAGAAGAAAAATTAAAGGATTATTTAAAAAATACTTTAAAGGAAATAAATTCTTTTAAATTAGTTTTACAGGGTGTTACAAAGGTTGAAGAGGAAATTGGAAACTTTTTGTTTTTAAATCTAAAAGTAGGGGCTAAGGATGTAATTAAGCTTCATGAAAAATTATATAGTGAAATCCTTAAAGAGTATAGGCCTGAGTGGCTTAATAGGGTTCAGTATGTACCTCATATGACTATTGGAAGTTTTTCAAATAAAGAGGATTTAGAAAAGGCCTATAAAGATGTAGTTAAATTAAGGAATGAATTTAAAATTATTGTGGACAAGGTATCCGTGGAGATAATTGATAAAGATGAGAATTCCATAATTGAAATGGAAATAAAGTTAAAAAATACTTAA
- a CDS encoding histidinol phosphate phosphatase encodes MFDTHMHTKFSTDSKMIINDAVNFANKLKLGVTITEHMDLKFPIKDKFVFDVGEYFNKYDKYRKQGVLLGVELGMRMDCIEENRELQKENDFDYVIGSLHLVRNIDVYEEALYKGRAKKEVYEEYLKAMLQCVEVYDFVDSIGHIDYISRYARYDDTELYYEDYKYLIDEILEKIIENEKVIELNTRRLGNEKSQKELKKIYKRYYELGGRYITLGSDAHTEVNIGRNFDIALGMARDCNLKIVHFEKRKLIVD; translated from the coding sequence ATGTTTGATACACATATGCACACTAAGTTTTCAACAGATTCGAAAATGATTATAAATGATGCGGTAAATTTTGCAAACAAATTAAAACTTGGAGTTACTATAACAGAACATATGGATTTAAAATTTCCTATTAAAGACAAGTTTGTTTTTGATGTTGGAGAGTATTTTAATAAATACGATAAGTACAGGAAGCAAGGAGTACTTCTAGGAGTAGAACTTGGTATGAGAATGGACTGTATTGAAGAGAATAGAGAGCTTCAGAAGGAAAATGATTTTGATTATGTAATTGGTTCTCTTCATCTCGTAAGAAATATTGATGTATATGAGGAGGCTTTATACAAAGGTAGGGCAAAAAAAGAGGTTTATGAAGAGTATCTTAAGGCTATGCTTCAGTGTGTTGAAGTTTATGATTTTGTAGATAGTATTGGACACATTGATTATATTTCAAGATATGCTAGATACGATGATACAGAGCTTTATTATGAGGATTACAAGTATCTTATAGATGAAATATTAGAAAAAATAATAGAAAATGAAAAAGTAATAGAGTTAAACACAAGAAGACTTGGTAATGAGAAATCACAAAAGGAGCTTAAAAAGATTTATAAAAGGTACTATGAATTAGGCGGCAGATATATAACTTTAGGCTCTGACGCTCACACAGAAGTGAATATAGGAAGAAACTTTGACATAGCTTTAGGTATGGCAAGAGATTGCAATTTGAAAATAGTCCATTTTGAAAAAAGAAAACTAATAGTGGATTAA